In Acidimicrobiales bacterium, a single window of DNA contains:
- a CDS encoding wax ester/triacylglycerol synthase family O-acyltransferase, with the protein MDRLSPLDAEFLHLEDDVAHLHIAGLSVFEGPAPELEDLIGLLEAKLHLIPRYRQRVRSVPLELGRPIWVDAADFDVRDHVGELALPGPGDDAALCDLMADAMSRPLDRERPLWETHLVRGLADERWALIFKVHHAMVDGISGVGLLTVLLDLERDVELPDPPPWQPQPEPSGVSRVLDAWTGAAGDALHLAGQVPAAIARDPLGALRSVTDTGEGLIGFTRHLGTTPPLSIEGPIGATRSWAHSEASLVEVKTIGKAVGGTVNDVVLATVSGGYRALLAARGEDPDRAVVTTLVPVSVRTEDAEGVPDNRVSALLLDLPVDLADPVERVERVCADMRELKQSHMADAGETVTTLGALAPPMILGTVSRLATRLMHRLPQRSVNTVTTNVPGPQFPLYCLGREMLEYRPFVPISHGVRVGTAILSYNGRLSFGVTGDRDTASDVDVLAAAIADGVGELGERARDLRP; encoded by the coding sequence ATGGACCGCCTGAGCCCGCTCGACGCCGAGTTCCTGCACCTCGAGGACGACGTCGCCCACCTCCACATCGCCGGCCTGTCCGTGTTCGAGGGCCCGGCGCCCGAGCTCGAGGACCTGATCGGGCTGCTCGAGGCGAAGTTGCACCTCATCCCGCGCTACCGCCAACGGGTGCGCTCGGTCCCGCTCGAGCTGGGCCGGCCGATCTGGGTGGACGCCGCGGACTTCGACGTCCGCGACCACGTCGGCGAGCTGGCACTGCCCGGCCCGGGTGACGACGCCGCGCTCTGCGATCTCATGGCCGACGCCATGTCACGGCCGCTCGATCGGGAGCGCCCCCTCTGGGAGACCCACCTGGTGCGAGGCCTGGCCGACGAGCGCTGGGCCCTGATCTTCAAGGTCCACCACGCCATGGTGGACGGCATCTCCGGGGTGGGCCTCCTCACGGTGCTGCTCGACCTCGAGCGTGACGTCGAGCTGCCCGACCCGCCTCCCTGGCAGCCGCAGCCCGAGCCGTCCGGTGTCTCCCGGGTGCTCGATGCCTGGACCGGCGCGGCCGGCGACGCGCTGCACCTGGCCGGCCAGGTCCCCGCCGCCATCGCGCGCGACCCGCTCGGCGCCCTCCGCTCGGTGACCGACACGGGGGAGGGTCTGATCGGCTTCACCCGGCACCTCGGCACCACCCCGCCGCTGTCCATAGAGGGGCCGATCGGGGCCACCCGGTCGTGGGCCCACTCCGAGGCCTCCCTCGTCGAGGTGAAGACCATCGGCAAGGCAGTGGGCGGCACGGTCAACGACGTGGTGCTCGCAACGGTGAGCGGCGGCTACCGGGCGCTCCTGGCCGCCCGGGGCGAGGACCCCGACCGGGCCGTGGTCACCACCCTCGTGCCGGTGTCGGTGCGGACCGAGGACGCCGAGGGCGTGCCCGACAACCGGGTGTCGGCCCTGCTGCTCGACCTGCCGGTCGATCTCGCCGACCCGGTCGAGCGGGTCGAGCGGGTGTGCGCCGACATGCGCGAGCTGAAGCAGTCGCACATGGCGGACGCCGGCGAGACCGTGACCACCCTCGGCGCCCTCGCCCCGCCGATGATCCTGGGCACGGTCAGCCGCCTGGCCACCCGGCTCATGCACCGCCTGCCGCAGCGCTCGGTCAACACCGTCACCACCAACGTGCCGGGCCCCCAGTTCCCCCTGTACTGCCTGGGTCGGGAGATGCTCGAGTACCGACCGTTCGTGCCCATCAGCCACGGCGTCCGGGTGGGCACCGCAATCCTCTCCTACAACGGCCGGCTGTCGTTCGGGGTCACCGGCGACCGGGACACGGCCTCCGACGTCGACGTGCTCGCCGCCGCCATCGCCGACGGGGTGGGCGAGCTGGGCGAGCGGGCCAGGGACCTTCGGCCCTAG
- a CDS encoding crotonase/enoyl-CoA hydratase family protein has translation MTTGAVSYELDGSVAVIRLDDGKANAISHELVDDLHAALDRAEAEARAVVLVGREGRFSAGFHLPTMTAGTEEMQGLVTAGAELLLRLYLLPRPLVVACTGHALAAGALILLVGDVRIGAEGEFKIGLNEVAIGMQLPIFAVELARDRLLPTAFTHATMGAQLYGPDEAAAVGYLDRVVPAGELVAAATAEAARLGELRTGAFAETKQRARTTTADFARATLAEDMSSIEVPQP, from the coding sequence ATGACGACAGGCGCGGTCTCGTACGAACTCGACGGCTCCGTGGCGGTGATCCGCCTCGACGACGGGAAGGCCAACGCCATCTCCCACGAGCTCGTCGACGACCTCCACGCCGCCCTCGACCGGGCCGAGGCCGAAGCCCGCGCGGTGGTGCTGGTGGGACGCGAGGGCCGGTTCTCCGCGGGCTTCCACCTGCCCACCATGACTGCGGGCACCGAGGAGATGCAGGGCCTGGTCACCGCCGGCGCCGAGCTGCTCCTGCGCCTCTACCTGCTCCCCCGCCCCCTCGTGGTCGCCTGCACCGGCCATGCCCTCGCCGCGGGCGCCCTCATCCTGCTGGTCGGCGACGTCCGCATCGGTGCGGAAGGCGAGTTCAAGATCGGCCTCAACGAGGTCGCCATCGGCATGCAGCTGCCGATCTTCGCGGTCGAGCTGGCCCGCGATCGCCTGCTGCCCACCGCCTTCACCCACGCCACCATGGGCGCCCAGCTCTACGGCCCCGACGAGGCGGCCGCGGTGGGCTACCTGGACCGGGTGGTGCCCGCCGGCGAGCTCGTCGCCGCGGCCACGGCCGAGGCCGCCCGCCTGGGCGAGCTGCGCACCGGTGCTTTCGCCGAGACGAAGCAGCGGGCGCGCACCACCACCGCCGACTTCGCCCGAGCCACGCTGGCGGAGGACATGTCCAGCATCGAGGTGCCCCAGCCGTAG
- a CDS encoding DUF1778 domain-containing protein encodes MAAAPIRTRDQRIEVRATAEERTLISRAAAESGADLTTFVLTNLTDAARRVLADRDHFELAPEAAAEWDRINDEPARDLPGLRKLLERRSPFER; translated from the coding sequence ATGGCCGCCGCACCCATTCGAACGAGAGACCAGCGCATCGAGGTCCGTGCCACCGCAGAGGAGCGGACGCTCATCAGCCGGGCCGCAGCGGAGTCCGGGGCCGACCTCACCACGTTCGTCCTGACCAATCTCACCGACGCAGCCCGACGCGTCCTCGCCGACCGCGACCACTTCGAGCTGGCCCCTGAGGCGGCCGCAGAGTGGGATCGCATCAACGACGAACCCGCTCGCGACCTGCCGGGACTCCGCAAGCTCCTGGAACGTCGCTCCCCGTTCGAGAGGTGA
- a CDS encoding DUF1298 domain-containing protein — translation MGNTDDAGVDEGVDEEFERRLGASDSVLWDIEKDPVLRSTITAVALLDRVPDWERLQRRLHHGSHLVPRLRQRVVVPPLRVGAPRWVDDHRFDLDYHLRRVRAPEAPAGVDPLRAALDVAQALSLAPFDRARPLWEFTLVEGLPGGRAAFVQKVHHTVTDGVGGVRLALMLVDQEADAPEPEPPKPRTAESAAGAGALFAGALSETVRDAARNATRVPGAAASAMSGFARDPLGSMRDAARMGGSVTKLLRPVTEPCSPIMRERSLARRFEAFEVPFDDLRAAGHAVGGHANDAFLAAVVGGLAEYHRHHEAPLRELRFTMPINVRHEGDPMGGNRFVPARFAVPAYVRDPQARMAVVGRVAQEWRTEPSLGLTEPLATVLDRLPISVTTALFGGMLKGVDAVVTNVPGVPMRHYLAGAEVEREWAFAPPSGSALSVALLSHVGVGCVGLTIDTASVPDPEVLSDCVRRSFDETLAVGRG, via the coding sequence GTGGGGAACACCGACGACGCCGGGGTGGACGAGGGCGTGGACGAAGAATTCGAACGTCGCCTCGGGGCGTCGGACTCGGTGCTCTGGGACATCGAGAAGGACCCGGTCCTGCGCTCCACCATCACCGCGGTGGCCCTGCTCGACCGGGTCCCCGACTGGGAGCGCCTCCAGCGCCGGCTGCACCACGGGTCCCACCTCGTGCCCCGCCTCCGCCAGCGGGTGGTGGTGCCGCCGCTGCGGGTCGGCGCGCCCCGGTGGGTCGACGACCACCGCTTCGACCTCGACTACCACCTGCGGCGGGTGCGGGCGCCGGAGGCCCCCGCCGGCGTCGACCCCCTTCGGGCGGCCCTCGACGTGGCCCAGGCTCTGTCGCTGGCCCCGTTCGACCGGGCCCGGCCCCTGTGGGAGTTCACCCTGGTCGAAGGGCTCCCTGGTGGCCGGGCGGCCTTCGTGCAGAAGGTGCACCACACCGTCACCGACGGGGTGGGGGGCGTGCGTCTGGCGCTGATGCTGGTGGACCAGGAGGCTGACGCGCCCGAGCCCGAGCCCCCGAAGCCACGAACGGCCGAGTCGGCCGCCGGGGCAGGCGCGCTCTTCGCCGGCGCGCTCTCGGAGACGGTGCGCGACGCCGCCCGCAACGCCACCCGCGTGCCGGGCGCGGCGGCGTCGGCGATGTCCGGGTTCGCCCGCGACCCGCTGGGGTCGATGCGCGACGCCGCCCGCATGGGCGGCTCGGTCACCAAGCTGCTCCGCCCGGTCACCGAGCCCTGCTCGCCGATCATGCGCGAGCGCAGCCTCGCTCGCCGCTTCGAGGCGTTCGAGGTGCCCTTCGACGACCTGCGCGCCGCCGGCCACGCCGTGGGCGGTCACGCCAACGACGCCTTTCTCGCCGCGGTCGTGGGTGGCCTGGCCGAGTACCACCGCCATCACGAGGCGCCGCTTCGGGAGCTGCGCTTCACCATGCCCATCAACGTGCGCCACGAGGGCGACCCGATGGGCGGGAACCGCTTCGTCCCGGCCCGCTTCGCGGTCCCCGCCTACGTCCGCGACCCGCAGGCCCGGATGGCCGTGGTCGGCCGGGTGGCCCAGGAGTGGCGCACCGAGCCCTCGCTCGGCCTCACCGAGCCGCTCGCCACCGTGCTCGACCGCCTCCCGATCTCGGTGACCACCGCCCTGTTCGGTGGGATGCTGAAGGGGGTGGACGCCGTGGTCACCAACGTCCCGGGGGTGCCGATGCGGCACTACCTCGCCGGCGCCGAGGTGGAGCGCGAGTGGGCCTTCGCCCCGCCCAGCGGCTCGGCACTCAGCGTGGCCCTGCTGTCCCACGTCGGCGTCGGTTGCGTGGGCCTCACCATCGACACGGCTTCGGTGCCCGATCCCGAGGTCCTGTCCGACTGCGTCCGGCGCTCGTTCGACGAGACGCTGGCCGTCGGTCGTGGGTAG
- a CDS encoding DUF2207 domain-containing protein yields MKRATLCALLFVVVAAGCGLQDGQIAFMSSPRGSHLEALTYRITLQPTGDLRVRMGARFLDDEGGILPVPKPLLGGVEDLRVNGAPAQGSSEFETVNVPVTGEEAVATFTITGAVKAGDDITTINTPLVAEPSDASRQDPPVEVSGVLLLPEGTRPADIDFHWINGLDQEVSVRPAKVRFTGESPIWTSSDLLVGLPPGLAPGLAGDFGAVTSASAFQNEVATADANSESLESTLDSQDLQKQMITWVLVGVGAGVCLLMVVQWYRLQTSDRRARERYQATFPDHVVDPPDAYDPAVVGLLLADGRKLDQDAVAGTVLDLAHRGVVTIDGYGPDRWVLRVPSAAQGALPAEQVVLDALRAQSPTGEITGPPLWADKSPSWWRHYRAAVFKRAKDEGLVRRRFRVLYVGPFAAGIVCATWPLWATQSTIWIVPVASIAFGLVFALPLGGGFEPTLKGVKSAGYWRAFGRYTADQGHWEDVGPAGIAVWGPYLAYGTVLGTCDFATGQLAPRGGKERAGRSEAQDQVDAEELAGGPF; encoded by the coding sequence ATGAAACGAGCCACCCTGTGCGCCCTGTTGTTCGTCGTCGTGGCGGCCGGCTGCGGCCTCCAGGACGGCCAGATCGCGTTCATGTCGTCCCCCCGGGGGAGCCACCTCGAGGCCCTGACCTACCGCATCACCCTCCAGCCCACCGGTGATCTGAGGGTGCGCATGGGCGCCCGCTTCCTCGACGACGAGGGCGGCATCCTGCCCGTCCCCAAGCCGCTCCTCGGCGGCGTCGAGGACCTCCGGGTGAACGGTGCGCCGGCGCAGGGATCGTCCGAATTCGAGACGGTCAACGTCCCCGTCACCGGCGAGGAGGCGGTGGCCACCTTCACCATCACCGGAGCGGTCAAGGCCGGCGACGACATCACCACCATCAACACCCCGCTCGTGGCCGAACCCAGCGACGCCTCCCGCCAGGACCCGCCCGTCGAGGTCAGCGGGGTGCTCCTCCTGCCCGAGGGCACCCGCCCGGCGGACATCGACTTCCACTGGATCAACGGGCTCGACCAGGAGGTCTCGGTGCGGCCCGCCAAGGTGCGCTTCACCGGCGAGTCGCCCATCTGGACCTCCTCCGACCTGCTCGTGGGGCTGCCCCCGGGCCTGGCCCCCGGCCTGGCCGGCGACTTCGGGGCGGTGACGAGCGCGTCGGCCTTCCAGAACGAGGTGGCGACGGCGGACGCCAACAGCGAGTCGCTGGAGAGCACCCTCGACAGCCAGGACCTCCAGAAGCAGATGATCACCTGGGTGCTGGTGGGGGTGGGTGCGGGCGTCTGCCTGTTGATGGTGGTGCAGTGGTACCGGCTCCAGACCTCCGACCGGCGGGCCCGTGAGCGCTACCAGGCCACCTTTCCCGACCACGTGGTCGACCCGCCCGACGCCTACGACCCCGCGGTGGTGGGGTTGCTGCTGGCCGACGGCCGCAAGCTCGATCAGGACGCCGTGGCGGGCACGGTGCTCGACCTCGCTCACCGGGGGGTGGTCACCATCGACGGCTACGGGCCGGACCGCTGGGTGCTGCGGGTGCCCTCGGCGGCCCAGGGCGCGCTGCCGGCCGAGCAGGTGGTGCTGGACGCGCTGCGGGCACAGAGCCCCACCGGCGAGATCACCGGCCCGCCGCTCTGGGCGGACAAGAGCCCGTCGTGGTGGCGCCACTACCGGGCCGCGGTGTTCAAGCGGGCCAAGGACGAGGGCCTGGTCCGCCGGCGGTTCCGCGTCCTGTACGTGGGACCGTTCGCGGCGGGGATCGTGTGCGCCACCTGGCCGCTGTGGGCCACCCAGAGCACGATCTGGATCGTGCCGGTGGCCTCGATCGCCTTCGGCCTCGTGTTCGCCCTGCCGCTCGGTGGCGGGTTCGAGCCCACCCTGAAAGGCGTGAAGTCGGCGGGCTACTGGAGGGCCTTCGGCCGCTACACCGCCGACCAGGGGCACTGGGAGGACGTCGGCCCGGCCGGCATCGCGGTGTGGGGCCCCTACCTCGCCTATGGCACGGTGCTCGGCACCTGCGACTTCGCGACGGGCCAACTCGCGCCGCGGGGCGGCAAGGAGCGGGCCGGTCGCAGCGAGGCCCAGGACCAGGTGGATGCCGAGGAGCTCGCCGGCGGGCCCTTCTGA
- the nifJ gene encoding pyruvate:ferredoxin (flavodoxin) oxidoreductase produces the protein MTIDATPPGPPRACIDGNEAAALVAYALSEVMAIYPITPATKMGELADDWAAAARPNLWGSVPEVLELQSEAGAAGTLHGALQRGALGTTFTASQGLLLMIPNMFKIAGELTPTVIHVAARTLATHALSIFGDHSDVMHARTTGWALLSSGSPQEAHDLAAVAHAATLASRVPFLHFFDGFRTSHEIDPVALLSDDDLRALVADEDVVAFRGRALTPDTPVLRGSAQNPDVFFQGREASNPFHRAVPEVVREAMDRLAERTGRRYGLVEYHGADDADRVVVVMGSGASTVRETVDALCAAGERVGVVTVRLYRPFPAADLLAALPPTARSVAVLDRTKEPGALGEPLYQDVVTALSEDRQGAEPGFTGATPRVIGGRYGLASKEFRPAHAKAVFDELASERPAPHFTVGIVDDVTHLSLAVDDAFRVPRPDGEVQALFYGLGADGTVGATKSSVKIIGEHTDLWAQGYFEFDSKKSGSSTVSHLRFGPEPIGSTYLIEDADFVACHQFGLLEPMRVLDRARPGATLLVNSPYSADEVWEHLPRTIQEQILAKGVDLWVIDAYKVAREEGMGTRINTVMQPCFFQLAGVLPADEAIHHIKASIEATYGRRGRSMVARNFAAVDRSLAELSRVTVPADAGPVAAPVPVSAIGDDAPDFVQRVTARLLAGDGDLLPVSALPVDGTFPTGTAKYEKRAIATELPIWDPEICIDCAKCAVVCPHAAIRVKVFAPEALESAPDNFLSKTFRSHDLPDHLLTVQVAPDDCTGCGVCVDVCPAKDKTEAKHKAIDMAPALDHRDAERTRWDFFSSIAPLDRGLLAHDTAKGSQVLEPLFEFSGACAGCGETPYLKMLSQLFGDRMLVANATGCSSIYGGNLPTTPWTTNADGRGPAWANSLFEDNAEFGLGLRLGLDAQVDQARLLTRRLTPVLGEELVTALLEADQSDEAGLAAQRDRVGRAKALLGPAVDAGDVDAHHLLAVVDALADQSVWIVGGDGWAYDIGFGGLDHVLASGRNVNILVLDTEVYSNTGGQASKSTPLGAVAKFAASGKATGKKDLGAIARAYGNVYVAQVSMGANDRQATKALLEAAAWPGPSLVIAYSTCIAHGIDMSKSMSHQHDAVKSGYWPLYRFQPSREDGGHPFRLDSKRPTLPVKAFAATETRFAVLERTHPDEAEHLQALAQAEVDERWHLYEQLAAIERTIPHEPDPDVEPEHPTDAGYPHHHHHHSPDDHDAHGDHDDHEEEPS, from the coding sequence ATGACGATCGACGCCACTCCTCCCGGGCCCCCTCGAGCCTGCATCGACGGCAACGAGGCCGCCGCCCTGGTGGCCTACGCCCTCAGCGAGGTGATGGCCATCTACCCCATCACCCCCGCCACCAAGATGGGCGAGCTCGCCGACGACTGGGCGGCCGCGGCGCGGCCCAACCTCTGGGGCAGCGTCCCCGAGGTGCTCGAGCTCCAGTCCGAGGCCGGCGCCGCCGGCACCCTGCACGGCGCGCTCCAACGCGGGGCGCTCGGCACGACGTTCACGGCGTCGCAGGGCCTGCTGTTGATGATCCCGAACATGTTCAAGATCGCCGGTGAGCTCACGCCGACGGTCATCCACGTCGCCGCCCGCACCCTCGCCACCCACGCCCTGTCGATCTTCGGCGACCACAGCGACGTGATGCATGCCCGCACCACCGGCTGGGCGCTGCTCTCGTCGGGCTCGCCGCAGGAGGCCCACGACCTCGCCGCGGTCGCCCACGCCGCCACCCTCGCCTCCCGCGTCCCGTTCCTGCACTTCTTCGACGGCTTCCGCACCTCCCACGAGATCGACCCGGTGGCCCTCCTCTCCGACGACGACCTGCGCGCCCTCGTGGCCGACGAGGACGTCGTCGCGTTCCGGGGGCGGGCCCTCACTCCGGACACCCCGGTGCTGCGGGGCTCCGCCCAGAACCCCGACGTCTTCTTCCAGGGTCGCGAGGCGTCCAACCCCTTCCACCGGGCCGTCCCCGAGGTCGTGCGCGAGGCGATGGACCGCCTCGCCGAGCGCACCGGCCGGCGCTACGGGCTCGTCGAGTACCACGGCGCCGACGACGCCGACCGCGTCGTCGTGGTGATGGGCTCCGGCGCCAGCACGGTCCGCGAGACGGTCGACGCCCTGTGCGCCGCCGGCGAGCGGGTGGGTGTGGTCACCGTGCGCCTCTACCGCCCCTTCCCGGCAGCCGACCTCCTCGCCGCCCTGCCCCCGACGGCGCGCTCCGTCGCCGTGCTGGACCGCACCAAGGAGCCCGGCGCCCTGGGCGAGCCGCTCTACCAGGACGTGGTGACGGCGCTCAGCGAGGACCGCCAGGGCGCCGAGCCCGGCTTCACCGGTGCCACGCCACGGGTCATCGGCGGGCGCTACGGCCTGGCCTCGAAGGAGTTCCGCCCCGCCCACGCGAAGGCCGTCTTCGACGAGCTCGCCTCCGAGCGGCCGGCGCCGCACTTCACCGTCGGCATCGTCGACGACGTCACCCACCTGAGCCTGGCGGTGGACGACGCCTTCCGGGTCCCCCGACCCGACGGCGAGGTCCAGGCCCTCTTCTACGGCCTCGGCGCCGACGGGACGGTGGGTGCCACCAAGTCCTCGGTGAAGATCATCGGCGAGCACACCGACCTCTGGGCGCAGGGCTACTTCGAGTTCGACTCGAAGAAGTCGGGCTCGTCGACCGTGTCGCACCTGCGCTTCGGGCCCGAGCCCATCGGCTCGACCTACCTCATCGAGGACGCCGACTTCGTGGCCTGCCACCAGTTCGGTCTGCTCGAGCCCATGCGGGTGCTCGACCGGGCCCGGCCCGGCGCCACCCTCCTGGTGAACAGCCCCTATTCGGCCGACGAGGTCTGGGAGCACCTGCCCCGCACCATCCAGGAGCAGATCCTGGCCAAGGGCGTCGACCTCTGGGTGATCGACGCCTACAAGGTCGCCCGGGAGGAGGGCATGGGCACCCGCATCAACACGGTCATGCAGCCGTGCTTCTTCCAGCTCGCGGGGGTGCTCCCCGCGGACGAGGCCATCCACCACATCAAGGCGTCCATCGAGGCCACCTACGGCCGACGGGGCCGCAGCATGGTCGCCCGCAACTTCGCCGCGGTCGACCGCTCGCTGGCCGAGCTGTCCCGGGTGACCGTGCCCGCCGACGCCGGCCCGGTGGCGGCGCCGGTGCCCGTCTCGGCCATCGGCGACGACGCCCCGGACTTCGTGCAGCGGGTCACCGCCCGCCTGCTCGCCGGCGACGGCGACCTCCTGCCGGTGAGCGCCCTCCCCGTCGACGGCACCTTCCCCACGGGGACGGCGAAGTACGAGAAGCGGGCCATCGCCACCGAGCTGCCCATCTGGGACCCCGAGATCTGCATCGACTGCGCCAAGTGCGCCGTCGTGTGCCCGCACGCCGCCATCCGGGTGAAGGTGTTCGCCCCCGAGGCCCTGGAGAGCGCTCCGGACAACTTCCTCTCGAAGACCTTCCGCTCCCACGACCTGCCCGACCACCTCCTCACCGTCCAGGTGGCGCCGGACGACTGCACCGGGTGCGGCGTGTGCGTCGACGTCTGCCCGGCCAAGGACAAGACCGAGGCCAAGCACAAGGCCATCGACATGGCCCCGGCCCTCGATCACCGCGACGCCGAGCGCACCCGGTGGGACTTCTTCTCCTCCATCGCCCCGCTCGACCGGGGTCTCCTCGCCCACGACACCGCCAAGGGCTCGCAGGTGCTCGAGCCGCTGTTCGAGTTCTCCGGCGCCTGCGCCGGCTGCGGCGAGACGCCCTACCTGAAGATGCTCAGCCAGCTCTTCGGCGACCGCATGCTCGTGGCCAACGCCACGGGCTGCTCGTCGATCTACGGCGGCAACCTGCCCACGACCCCGTGGACCACGAACGCCGACGGGCGCGGGCCGGCATGGGCGAACTCGCTGTTCGAGGACAACGCCGAGTTCGGCCTCGGCCTGCGCCTGGGGCTCGACGCCCAGGTGGACCAGGCCCGACTGCTCACGCGTCGCCTCACCCCAGTGCTGGGCGAGGAGCTCGTCACCGCCCTCCTCGAGGCCGACCAGTCCGACGAGGCCGGCCTCGCCGCCCAGCGCGACCGGGTCGGGCGGGCCAAGGCGCTGCTCGGGCCGGCGGTCGACGCCGGCGACGTCGACGCCCACCACCTGCTCGCGGTGGTCGACGCGCTCGCCGACCAGTCGGTGTGGATCGTGGGCGGCGACGGCTGGGCCTACGACATCGGCTTCGGCGGGCTGGACCACGTGCTCGCCTCGGGGCGCAACGTCAACATCCTCGTGCTCGACACCGAGGTGTACTCGAACACCGGCGGGCAGGCGTCCAAGTCGACGCCCCTCGGCGCCGTGGCGAAGTTCGCGGCCTCGGGCAAGGCCACGGGCAAGAAGGATCTCGGGGCCATCGCCCGGGCCTACGGCAACGTGTACGTGGCCCAGGTCTCGATGGGCGCCAACGACCGCCAGGCCACCAAGGCCCTCCTCGAGGCCGCCGCCTGGCCGGGCCCTTCGCTGGTCATCGCCTACAGCACCTGCATCGCCCACGGCATCGACATGTCGAAGTCGATGTCGCACCAGCACGACGCGGTGAAGAGCGGGTACTGGCCGCTGTACCGCTTCCAGCCCAGCCGGGAGGACGGCGGCCACCCCTTCCGCCTCGACTCGAAACGGCCCACCCTCCCCGTGAAGGCCTTCGCCGCCACCGAGACCCGCTTCGCGGTGCTCGAGCGCACCCACCCGGACGAGGCCGAACACCTCCAGGCGCTCGCCCAGGCGGAGGTCGACGAGCGCTGGCACCTCTACGAGCAGCTGGCCGCCATCGAGCGGACCATCCCCCACGAGCCCGATCCCGACGTCGAGCCCGAGCACCCGACCGACGCCGGCTACCCGCACCACCACCATCACCACTCCCCCGACGACCACGACGCTCACGGCGACCACGACGACCACGAGGAGGAGCCGTCATGA
- a CDS encoding dihydroorotate dehydrogenase-like protein, giving the protein MTVNLHTSYLGFDLRSPIVASSSPLTGDATTLRQIGEAGAGAIVLPSLFEEEVLEEELELNQALEQGSGQFSEASDYFPAIPRLDTAFDRYIDHLAEAKELTEAPVIASLNAATGGGWVRYAELLEDAGADALELNLYRVAADPTVDAAEVEARDLALIRGVRDAITLPLAVKLSPYYSSFGHFAAAAVEAGADGLVLFNRFYQPDVDLETLDVVPRLELSAPGELRLPLRWIAMLRPQLGAGVSLAATSGVHSGRDAAKALLVGADVAMTTSALLRQGPRRLEGMLRELLTWLDAHGYESVAQLRGSVSHRNADDPSAFERSNYRQVLQSWNHPLSH; this is encoded by the coding sequence ATGACGGTCAACCTGCACACGAGCTACCTGGGCTTCGACCTGCGGTCGCCCATCGTGGCGTCCTCCAGCCCGCTCACCGGCGACGCCACCACGCTGCGTCAGATCGGCGAAGCGGGCGCCGGCGCCATCGTCCTGCCGTCGTTGTTCGAGGAAGAGGTGCTCGAGGAGGAGCTCGAGCTGAACCAGGCCCTGGAGCAGGGCTCGGGCCAGTTCTCCGAGGCCTCGGACTACTTCCCGGCCATCCCCCGCCTCGACACGGCCTTCGACCGCTACATCGACCACCTGGCCGAGGCCAAGGAGCTCACGGAAGCACCGGTCATCGCCAGCCTCAACGCCGCCACCGGTGGTGGTTGGGTGCGCTACGCCGAGTTGCTGGAGGACGCCGGCGCCGACGCGCTCGAGCTGAACCTGTACCGGGTGGCGGCCGACCCCACCGTCGACGCCGCCGAGGTCGAGGCGCGGGACCTCGCCCTGATCCGGGGGGTGCGGGACGCCATCACCCTGCCCCTGGCGGTGAAGCTCAGCCCCTACTACTCCTCGTTCGGCCACTTCGCGGCCGCCGCGGTCGAGGCGGGCGCCGACGGCCTCGTGCTGTTCAACCGCTTCTACCAGCCCGACGTGGACCTCGAGACCCTCGACGTCGTGCCCCGGCTCGAGCTCTCGGCGCCCGGCGAGCTGCGCCTGCCCCTGCGGTGGATCGCCATGTTGCGCCCCCAACTCGGCGCCGGCGTGAGCCTCGCCGCCACCTCGGGCGTGCACTCGGGCCGGGACGCGGCGAAGGCCCTGCTGGTGGGTGCCGACGTGGCCATGACCACCTCCGCCCTCCTGCGTCAGGGCCCCCGGCGGCTGGAGGGGATGCTGCGCGAGCTGCTCACCTGGCTCGACGCCCACGGCTACGAGAGCGTGGCCCAGCTGCGCGGCTCGGTCAGCCACCGCAACGCCGACGACCCGTCGGCGTTCGAACGGTCCAACTACCGCCAGGTCCTCCAGTCGTGGAACCACCCGCTGAGCCACTGA